Below is a genomic region from Paenibacillus rhizovicinus.
TCATCCGTATGGTACTAACGGGGAACGAAAGCCGCGTATGAATATGATAGTCACTATTCCGGCGGACTCTCCGTTCGTAACGAAAGCCCAACCGCCAGTCGTCGACAACGATACCGCTGCATCTCATAATACAAGTGCAACGAATCTTGCAGCGGAAGATGCGGGGAATGGCACGAACGGCGCAGCCGGCACCGATGGCACCAACAGCAACAACAGCACCAATGGATCGAACGGCACCGGTAATACCGATGGCGCGAATGCTGCAACCTCAGACCAGGGAAGCACGTCTAATAAAGTAGATTCTCCTAAGAACGAGCTTCGTATCGGTACGGTTAATGGCTCTGTCGAAGCGGCGGATCTTAGACTTACCGGCGGTTTGACCATTAAAGTGACATCGGGAGAAATAACCGTTCATCATATGTACGGTCCTGTTGACGCGGAGACGAAGAATGGCAGTATTGCTGCGACGGAGTTGGAAGGCAATGTAACACTGGATACCTATAACGGCGACATCAAGGCGGCAGATATTACCGGAGGATTTGACGGATCGACGCTAAGCGGCAACATTGACTTGCAGCGCGTGACCGGCGATGTGGACACGGATACGAAGAACGGGCAGATCGGAATCAATGAAGCGCAGAGCACGGTAAGGGCCGATACGCTGAACGGAGATATTCAAATTTCGAGCAGCACCGTAGGCGGCGACTGGGACATTAACAGCTCGATCGGTGAAATCCATGTCCAAATTCCCGAAATGGGCAATTATTCCGTCAATGGGTCCGTTACATTCGGTGATGTAGCGAGCGATTTGCCCCTCACGATCAATAAGAAAACGATTCGCGGAACCATCGGTTCGGGCACCTATCGTATCAACATTGACGCGAATAGCAGCATCGAGGTAAATCGTCACAAACCATGAAATGATTCCCGGTTTTATTGACAAATTGAAAACGATCCACGTACAATGGTTCTAAACTAATGCAGAAAGGACGTGTAGGGCATGGGTGCGACCGTGGAACAAGCTTTGGAGCAATTGAAAAGTACCGGCGTCCGTATGACCCCGCAGCGTCACGCAATCTTAAGTTTTCTCATGCACTCCATGACTCATCCGACTGCGGACGAAATTTATAAATCGCTCTCGCCTGCGTTTCCAAGCATGAGCGTGGCCACCATATACAATAACCTGCGGCTGTTTGTCGAAGCGGGACTGATTCGGGAACTGACTTACGGGGACGATTCCAGCAGGTTCGATGCCGATTTATCCGAGCATTATCACGCGATTTGCCGTACTTGCCGCACGATCGTCGACTTCGATTATCCGCCTTTGACGGATGTTGAGGCCGCGGCTACTAAGGAGACCGGGTTCAAGGTGGAAGGTCACCGCATGGAGATCTATGGACAGTGCGCGGGCTGCGCATCGCGGCATAGGGCCAACTAATCAAGTCCGATACCGATTATGAAATCGAACGAACGCGCAGGGGTTGAGCAAGCTCGACATCAGGCGCGTTTTTATTTTGGGCAAAATCGATTTCCTAAACCTGCTGAAACCGGCGAGAGCGGTTTTCGGTTCATCTTGTCTTGCATGTTTTCCGGTTTTCGGGAATAGCATGTCTATATGAAAGGAGCGTTTTACAACGTGGAAACGGTTCGATATCGGCCTAAACGACGAAGCGGTGGATGGTTGAAGTGGCTCGTTGCAGGATGCGGGGTTTCCGCGATGCTCATAGTCATTTGGCTCGGCTGGGATCGGCTCGCGCCTAACAATACGATCGTCAAGCCCGATTACGGAGCAGAGCATCCTCTGCTATACCATGGACAAGTTATTGAGCAAGGCGCCCTGATCGACGGGGAGCAAATCCGTATTCCGATCTCGTTTATTCAGGATCAGCTGGGATTGAAAGAAGAAGTTTATTACGAGAGCAAGACAGGTTCCATCGTGCTGACGACGGCTAACAAAGTGCTTCGCATGCAGACGAATGCCTTGACCGCAAAGCTGAACAAATCACCTTACCAGCTTCGGATTGCTGCCGAAGTCGTGAATAAGGTTGCCTATATTCCGACGCAGCCGCTTCAGGAGTTGTTTGGCCTGCAAGTAAGCTACAATGCCGACACTAATATTGTTACGGTTCTCTCGGCTGGCGATGCGGTCCAATTAGGGGCGAAGTCGAAGGGGAAAATGACGATTCGTCGCGGTCCTTCGATTAAGGAGCCGATTTACGAAAGCGTCGCGGAGAAGAAGGAAGTCCGTGTATGGGGTGAAGAGGACAAATGGTATTTGGTCCAAAGCGCCGATGGTACGCTTGGTTATGCGGACAAGTCTTCTGTCGCCTTGACCAACATCGAGCAAATCAAGCCTTTGCAGGACGTGCCTTCATACCAGGCATGGAAGGCAATCGGGACCAAAATCAATTTAACCTGGGAAGCCGTATACTCGAAAACGCCAAGTCCGGATGCGATCGGGGAGTTAACTGGCGTCAATGTCGTGTCGCCTACCTGGTTCGAGCTGACGGACGGCAATGGCAGCATCAAAGGTAAAGCCGACATGAACTACGTCAATTGGGCGCATAAGCAAAATATGCAGATTTGGGCGGTATTCAGCAACAGTTTCGACCCGGATATGACCACGCAGGCATTGGCGAGCACCGCATCCAGGCAGAAAATGATTCAACAGCTGGCTACTTTTGCGCAAATGTACAAGCTGCAAGGGATCAACATCGATTTTGAAAATATCTATACGCCCGACAAAGCGAACCTCGTTCAGTTTGTTCGCGAATTAACGCCTTATATGCATGAGATGGGCGTGGTCGTATCCATCGACGTTACTCCGAAATCCAATAGCGAGATGTGGTCGTTGTACCTGGATCGCGCGGAGCTTGGGAAGGTCGTCGATTATATGATGATTATGGCTTACGACGAGCATTGGGCATCCAGTCCCAATTCGGGCTCGGTTGCCTCGCTCCCATGGACGGAACAGGCAGTGAAGAAGATTTTGACGGAAGACAAAGTTCCGCCAAGCAAAGTCGTGCTCGGCATGCCGCTGTATACGAGGCAGTGGACGGAGAAGACGGACAAGGACGGCAAAGTCGCCGTTACCTCCAAGACACTCGGCATGGAATCGGTCCAGAACATCATCAAGCAGCGCGGTCTGAAGCCCGTCGTCGACGAGGAATCCGGACAAAGGTACGTCGAATACACGCAGGACGGCGCATTGCAGCGCATCTGGATCGAAGATTCGTTATCTATGAAGGCTAGGATTGCTTTGGTGAAGAAGTATCAGCTGGCCGGAGCGGCAACCTGGCAGCGCCAATTCCAATCCGACGACATTTGGGGCATCATTCATCAATCATTGACCCAGCTTCCATAATAAGCATTTAAAAAGCCAAATGAAAACGCCCTGCGTGCGGGATTTCCCGCACGCAGGGCGTTTTGCTGTAAGCGTGAGATGGTTAGGCTTGCGGCTGAATCGTTTCTTCGACCGGTACGGTTTCATCCAGATCTGTCGCTTGT
It encodes:
- a CDS encoding Fur family transcriptional regulator; translated protein: MGATVEQALEQLKSTGVRMTPQRHAILSFLMHSMTHPTADEIYKSLSPAFPSMSVATIYNNLRLFVEAGLIRELTYGDDSSRFDADLSEHYHAICRTCRTIVDFDYPPLTDVEAAATKETGFKVEGHRMEIYGQCAGCASRHRAN
- a CDS encoding glycosyl hydrolase family 18 protein, whose amino-acid sequence is MLIVIWLGWDRLAPNNTIVKPDYGAEHPLLYHGQVIEQGALIDGEQIRIPISFIQDQLGLKEEVYYESKTGSIVLTTANKVLRMQTNALTAKLNKSPYQLRIAAEVVNKVAYIPTQPLQELFGLQVSYNADTNIVTVLSAGDAVQLGAKSKGKMTIRRGPSIKEPIYESVAEKKEVRVWGEEDKWYLVQSADGTLGYADKSSVALTNIEQIKPLQDVPSYQAWKAIGTKINLTWEAVYSKTPSPDAIGELTGVNVVSPTWFELTDGNGSIKGKADMNYVNWAHKQNMQIWAVFSNSFDPDMTTQALASTASRQKMIQQLATFAQMYKLQGINIDFENIYTPDKANLVQFVRELTPYMHEMGVVVSIDVTPKSNSEMWSLYLDRAELGKVVDYMMIMAYDEHWASSPNSGSVASLPWTEQAVKKILTEDKVPPSKVVLGMPLYTRQWTEKTDKDGKVAVTSKTLGMESVQNIIKQRGLKPVVDEESGQRYVEYTQDGALQRIWIEDSLSMKARIALVKKYQLAGAATWQRQFQSDDIWGIIHQSLTQLP